One stretch of Roseovarius mucosus DNA includes these proteins:
- a CDS encoding YbhB/YbcL family Raf kinase inhibitor-like protein: MRLLSLSLAALALSATTAAAEFTISFDWGNIPACRTGKPNTVGSPAFVLRGVPAGTTSIEFSLKDRDAPNYNHGGGRLKVGSDGQLPFGAFKYKSPCPPGGVHTYVWTATARADKKVLARATASRKYPE; this comes from the coding sequence ATGCGCCTTTTATCTCTATCGCTTGCCGCTCTTGCCTTGTCTGCCACCACGGCTGCGGCCGAATTCACGATATCCTTTGACTGGGGCAATATCCCTGCCTGCCGCACCGGCAAGCCCAATACGGTCGGCAGCCCCGCCTTTGTGCTGCGCGGGGTTCCGGCTGGCACCACATCCATCGAATTCTCCCTCAAGGATCGCGATGCGCCCAACTACAACCACGGCGGCGGGCGCTTGAAGGTAGGAAGCGACGGGCAATTGCCCTTCGGAGCCTTCAAATACAAAAGCCCCTGTCCGCCGGGCGGTGTGCATACCTATGTCTGGACCGCCACAGCGCGCGCCGACAAAAAGGTTCTGGCCCGCGCCACGGCAAGCCGAAAATATCCCGAATAG
- a CDS encoding YggS family pyridoxal phosphate-dependent enzyme: protein MGLSEIRARMDKACTAAGRAPQDVELIAVSKVQPAERVAAVLDQGHRVFGENRVQEAAGRWPAFQDRYTDIVLHLIGPLQSNKARQAMEMFQAIHSVDRPKIAQGIARLAQEMGRCPDLFLQVNTGEEPQKAGVLPQEIDGFVAECRALDLPVKGLMCIPPVEEEPSLHFALLAKMAARNGLSGLSMGMSGDFESAIAQGATHVRVGSAIFGERDYG from the coding sequence ATGGGTCTGAGCGAAATCAGGGCACGGATGGACAAGGCCTGCACCGCAGCAGGGCGTGCGCCGCAGGATGTGGAATTGATCGCCGTCTCCAAGGTGCAGCCCGCAGAGCGCGTCGCCGCTGTGCTGGATCAAGGACACCGCGTGTTCGGCGAAAACCGGGTGCAAGAGGCAGCCGGGCGATGGCCAGCCTTTCAGGACCGCTACACCGACATAGTCTTGCATCTCATCGGCCCCTTGCAGAGCAACAAGGCACGGCAAGCGATGGAGATGTTTCAGGCCATCCATTCCGTCGACCGCCCCAAAATCGCACAGGGCATCGCGCGGCTGGCGCAGGAAATGGGGCGCTGCCCGGACCTTTTCCTTCAGGTCAACACCGGCGAAGAGCCGCAAAAGGCGGGCGTTCTGCCACAAGAGATTGATGGGTTTGTGGCCGAGTGCCGCGCGCTCGATCTGCCGGTCAAGGGGCTGATGTGCATCCCCCCGGTCGAAGAAGAACCCAGCCTGCATTTCGCCCTGCTGGCGAAAATGGCGGCGCGCAACGGGCTTTCGGGCCTCTCGATGGGCATGAGCGGCGATTTCGAGAGCGCGATTGCGCAGGGGGCCACGCATGTCCGCGTTGGCTCTGCGATCTTCGGAGAACGCGACTACGGCTAG
- a CDS encoding DUF3576 domain-containing protein, which yields METIPDGAMTHSRFKIFGLTLASLVLLSGCGAFQNATLDPEAMRVKGGRERQAAANEGSLLDSFRGARDTVKVNRFLWTASLQVLDFLPIEAADPFTGVISTGYGTPPGGGQAYRATILISDPALDARSLNVALQTRGGSVDAATERAVEDAILNRARQLRINAARF from the coding sequence ATGGAAACAATCCCGGACGGTGCCATGACCCATTCGCGTTTCAAGATCTTCGGCCTAACGCTGGCCAGTCTCGTGCTTCTGAGCGGCTGCGGCGCGTTCCAGAATGCGACCTTGGACCCGGAGGCCATGCGCGTTAAAGGCGGCAGAGAAAGACAGGCGGCCGCGAATGAAGGCTCTCTGCTGGATTCGTTTCGTGGGGCGAGGGACACCGTCAAGGTCAACCGCTTTCTCTGGACGGCGTCGCTGCAAGTTCTGGATTTCCTGCCGATTGAGGCCGCCGATCCCTTTACCGGCGTGATTTCAACGGGCTATGGCACCCCACCGGGGGGCGGGCAGGCCTATCGCGCCACCATCCTGATCAGCGACCCGGCCCTTGACGCGCGGTCCCTCAACGTTGCGCTGCAAACGCGGGGCGGTTCGGTGGATGCCGCAACCGAGCGCGCGGTCGAGGATGCGATTCTCAACCGCGCTCGGCAATTGCGGATCAATGCGGCGCGGTTCTGA
- a CDS encoding cation transporter, with translation MAGCCGHEAQFDGLSAAYKQRLWIVIALNAAMFGVEMAAGQAAQSQALKADALDFLGDALTYGLSLAVIGASLRVRATAALFKGLSLMAMGLWVLGSTVYRVIYLGVPQAEIMGSIGFLALIANVASVLLLRAYKDGDANVRSVWLCSRNDAIGNVAVMVAALAVWGTETGWPDLIVAGLMAGLFVNSSQQIIRQALTERRHAKGVLRTAPH, from the coding sequence ATGGCGGGATGTTGTGGCCATGAGGCCCAGTTCGATGGGCTCTCAGCCGCCTACAAGCAACGGCTCTGGATCGTGATCGCCCTCAATGCCGCGATGTTCGGGGTGGAAATGGCCGCAGGCCAAGCCGCACAATCGCAGGCGCTCAAGGCCGATGCGCTGGATTTTCTGGGCGATGCCCTGACCTATGGGCTGTCTTTGGCCGTGATCGGTGCCAGCCTCCGGGTGCGGGCTACGGCGGCGCTGTTCAAGGGTCTCAGCCTCATGGCGATGGGGCTATGGGTGCTGGGCAGCACCGTCTATCGCGTGATCTATCTGGGCGTGCCACAAGCCGAGATTATGGGCAGCATCGGGTTTCTTGCCCTCATAGCGAATGTTGCAAGCGTGCTCTTGCTCAGGGCCTACAAAGATGGCGATGCCAATGTCCGCTCAGTCTGGCTCTGTTCGCGCAACGATGCCATCGGCAATGTGGCGGTGATGGTCGCAGCGCTTGCGGTTTGGGGCACCGAGACCGGATGGCCCGACCTGATCGTGGCCGGGCTCATGGCGGGCCTTTTTGTCAACTCGTCGCAACAGATCATCCGGCAGGCGCTAACAGAGCGCCGCCATGCCAAGGGGGTGCTCAGAACCGCGCCGCATTGA
- a CDS encoding MerR family transcriptional regulator: protein MFLSIGELSARTGVKVPTIRYYESRGLIAVPLRSAGNQRRYGRAELERLGFIRHARDLGFSLEAIAALIELQDHPDRGCESATRIAQGQLGAVREKIRRLRALETELARIAEGCTGEGAARDCYVLASLADHDLCRRDHPAEARSSTQRS, encoded by the coding sequence ATGTTTTTGTCGATTGGCGAGCTGTCGGCGCGCACGGGCGTCAAGGTGCCCACCATCCGCTATTACGAATCCCGTGGCCTGATTGCTGTGCCACTGCGCAGTGCGGGCAATCAACGCCGCTACGGGCGGGCAGAGCTGGAGCGGTTGGGGTTCATCCGCCATGCCCGCGATCTGGGGTTCTCGCTCGAGGCGATTGCGGCGCTGATCGAGTTGCAGGATCACCCCGACCGCGGGTGCGAGTCGGCCACCCGAATCGCGCAAGGTCAGCTTGGGGCAGTGCGGGAGAAAATCCGGCGATTGCGCGCACTTGAGACCGAGTTGGCGCGCATTGCAGAGGGATGCACGGGCGAGGGGGCCGCACGCGATTGTTATGTGCTGGCGTCTTTAGCCGACCACGACCTGTGCCGCCGGGATCACCCGGCGGAGGCCAGATCCTCGACCCAGCGAAGCTGA
- a CDS encoding glycosyltransferase codes for MKILFIHQNFPGQYKHLAPLLAQQGHNCVALTLRVKEAMKWQGVQVIPYALPKRNGQSLHPWLVDLDTKVTRAEACWQAAVDLRAKGYTPDLILAHPGWGESLFLRDVWPTAKLGLYCELYHLAGYPHLNFDPEFASKNIEAEALRIRMKNINNHLHFETGHAGISPTRFQADTFPSPFRERITVSHDGIDTVQAAPLPDVRLTIEGQCDVTRADEVITFVNRNLEPYRGYHVFMRALPRLLRERPNATVLIVGGDEVSYGARPPKGQTWKQIFIDEVRAQISDEDWARVRFLGRIPYDQFLRLLQVSRVHVYLTYPFVLSWSLMEAMSCSAAIVAGDTAPVREVITHGETGRLVDFFDREALVDEICALLEDAGARAQLGKTARELIRARYDLRGICLPRQLRWVEDLASAG; via the coding sequence ATGAAAATCCTTTTTATCCATCAGAATTTTCCCGGCCAATACAAACATCTGGCCCCACTTCTGGCCCAGCAGGGGCATAACTGCGTGGCGCTGACCCTGCGGGTCAAAGAAGCCATGAAATGGCAGGGCGTGCAGGTGATCCCCTATGCCCTGCCCAAGCGTAACGGGCAAAGCCTGCATCCCTGGCTGGTCGATCTCGATACCAAGGTCACGCGCGCCGAGGCGTGCTGGCAGGCGGCGGTAGACCTACGCGCAAAGGGCTATACGCCCGATCTCATTCTGGCCCATCCCGGCTGGGGAGAGTCGCTTTTCCTGCGCGATGTCTGGCCCACGGCCAAGCTGGGCCTGTATTGCGAGCTCTATCACCTCGCGGGCTATCCGCATCTCAACTTCGATCCCGAATTCGCCTCAAAAAACATCGAGGCCGAAGCCCTGCGCATCCGGATGAAGAACATCAACAATCACCTGCATTTCGAGACCGGGCACGCCGGAATCAGCCCGACCCGGTTTCAGGCCGATACCTTTCCCAGCCCCTTCCGCGAGCGGATCACGGTCAGCCATGATGGCATCGACACGGTTCAGGCCGCCCCCCTGCCCGATGTCCGCCTGACCATCGAAGGGCAGTGCGACGTGACCCGCGCAGATGAGGTGATCACCTTTGTAAACCGCAATCTAGAGCCCTATCGCGGCTATCATGTCTTTATGCGCGCCCTGCCCCGCCTCTTGCGCGAGCGGCCCAATGCAACGGTGCTGATTGTCGGCGGGGACGAGGTGAGCTATGGGGCCCGCCCCCCCAAGGGGCAGACATGGAAGCAGATTTTCATTGATGAGGTGCGCGCGCAGATTTCAGATGAAGATTGGGCGCGGGTGCGGTTTCTTGGGCGCATCCCTTATGATCAGTTCCTGCGGCTTTTGCAGGTCAGCCGGGTGCATGTCTACCTTACCTATCCCTTTGTCCTCAGTTGGTCCCTGATGGAAGCGATGTCTTGTTCCGCCGCGATAGTCGCAGGCGATACCGCCCCGGTGCGCGAGGTCATCACCCATGGCGAGACCGGGCGACTCGTGGATTTCTTTGACCGCGAGGCGCTGGTGGATGAGATTTGCGCCTTGTTGGAGGATGCCGGAGCACGGGCGCAGTTGGGCAAGACCGCGCGCGAGCTGATCCGCGCGCGCTATGATCTGCGCGGCATCTGCCTGCCGCGTCAGCTTCGCTGGGTCGAGGATCTGGCCTCCGCCGGGTGA
- the leuS gene encoding leucine--tRNA ligase, whose amino-acid sequence MSRYAASDVEAKWQSAWEAGDVFRARRDETRPKYYVLEMFPYPSGRIHMGHVRNYTMGDVVARYKIATGHNVLHPMGWDAFGMPAENAAMASGGHPKDWTYANIADMRAQMKPLGLSIDWSREFATCDPEYYGQQQALFLDFLEHGLVYRKNAVVNWDPVDMTVLANEQVIDGKGWRSGADVERRELTQWFFRISDHAEDLLEALDTLDNWPAKVRLMQENWIGKSRGLQFAFGLIDGPEGHDRVEVYTTRPDTLMGASFVGISPDHPLAKRLEAEREDVAAFCAEARKGGTTAEAIEKAEKLGFDTGLRVRHPFDTAWELPVYIANFILMDYGTGAIFGCPGHDLRDHDFARKYDLPIVDTFLPVEGDHDIQAAPYVPLKSEAVRYTRLVAGDEIQTGETGVNAAIDFCEANGVGQGVTKFRLRDWGLSRQRYWGCPIPVVHCDTCGVVPEAKENLPIRLPDDVTFDAPGNPLDRHPTWRDCACPRCGAPARRETDTMDTFVDSSWYYARFTAPHAATPTDMAEAEYWMNVDQYIGGIEHAILHLLYSRFFARAMQITGHLPQKAIEPFDALFTQGMVTHEAYYRDEQATVQNYETGETREVIRRVWFSPEQVERTSEGAVEIGVAPVTIVPPIKMSKSKKNVVDPSTIIAQYGADTARWFVLSDSPPERDVEWTASGAEAAHRHLSRVWRLAAEIAASDAPATPEDDTLLREMHKCIDEVTKGIDSFGFNAAIARLYAFTNTLAKSQAGTGAKTTAARTLAQLMSPMTPHLAEDIWAMLGGEGLIATALWPVADPAMLIDETVILPIQINGKRRGEITVPADMPKSEVEKLALAHNAVVKALDGAQPKKIIVVPGRIVNVVV is encoded by the coding sequence ATGTCGCGCTATGCCGCCAGTGACGTCGAAGCGAAATGGCAATCCGCCTGGGAGGCGGGCGATGTGTTTCGTGCGCGCCGCGATGAGACACGGCCGAAATATTACGTGCTGGAAATGTTCCCCTATCCGTCGGGGCGTATCCACATGGGCCATGTGCGCAATTACACCATGGGCGATGTGGTGGCGCGCTATAAGATTGCCACCGGGCATAACGTCTTGCATCCGATGGGCTGGGATGCCTTTGGCATGCCCGCAGAGAATGCGGCCATGGCGAGCGGTGGCCATCCCAAGGACTGGACCTACGCCAATATCGCCGACATGCGCGCCCAGATGAAGCCCTTGGGCCTGAGCATCGACTGGTCCCGCGAATTCGCCACCTGCGATCCGGAATACTATGGCCAGCAACAGGCGCTGTTTCTGGATTTTCTCGAACATGGGCTGGTCTATCGCAAGAATGCGGTGGTGAACTGGGACCCGGTCGATATGACCGTTCTGGCCAATGAGCAGGTGATTGACGGCAAGGGCTGGCGCTCGGGCGCGGATGTGGAGCGGCGCGAACTGACGCAATGGTTCTTCCGCATTTCGGACCACGCCGAGGATCTGCTTGAGGCGCTCGATACCCTCGACAATTGGCCCGCCAAGGTGCGGCTGATGCAGGAGAACTGGATCGGCAAATCGCGGGGGCTGCAATTTGCTTTTGGTCTGATTGACGGGCCAGAGGGGCATGACCGGGTCGAGGTGTACACCACCCGGCCCGATACGCTGATGGGGGCATCCTTTGTGGGGATTTCGCCGGATCACCCACTGGCCAAGCGGCTTGAGGCTGAGCGCGAAGATGTGGCGGCGTTCTGCGCCGAGGCGCGCAAGGGCGGCACCACCGCCGAGGCGATCGAGAAGGCCGAGAAGCTGGGGTTCGACACCGGGCTGCGTGTGCGCCATCCCTTTGATACCGCATGGGAATTGCCGGTCTATATCGCCAATTTCATCCTGATGGACTATGGCACGGGCGCTATTTTCGGCTGTCCGGGGCATGATCTGCGCGACCATGATTTTGCGCGCAAATATGATTTGCCCATTGTCGATACCTTTCTGCCGGTCGAGGGCGACCATGACATTCAGGCGGCGCCCTATGTGCCGCTCAAATCGGAAGCTGTGCGGTATACGCGCCTGGTGGCGGGGGACGAAATTCAGACCGGCGAGACGGGTGTCAACGCCGCGATTGATTTCTGTGAGGCCAATGGCGTGGGCCAAGGTGTCACGAAATTCCGCCTGCGCGATTGGGGTCTGAGCCGCCAACGCTATTGGGGATGCCCCATTCCGGTGGTGCATTGCGACACCTGCGGTGTGGTGCCGGAAGCCAAGGAAAACCTGCCCATCCGCCTGCCCGATGATGTCACCTTTGACGCCCCCGGCAATCCGCTGGATCGGCATCCGACATGGCGCGACTGTGCTTGCCCCCGCTGTGGCGCGCCCGCGCGGCGCGAGACTGACACGATGGATACATTCGTGGATTCAAGCTGGTATTACGCCCGCTTTACCGCGCCCCATGCCGCGACGCCCACGGATATGGCCGAGGCTGAGTATTGGATGAATGTGGACCAGTATATCGGCGGCATCGAGCATGCGATCCTGCACCTCTTGTATTCGCGGTTCTTTGCCCGCGCGATGCAGATCACCGGCCATTTGCCGCAGAAGGCGATCGAGCCCTTCGATGCGCTCTTCACGCAGGGGATGGTGACGCACGAAGCATACTATCGGGACGAACAAGCCACGGTGCAAAACTACGAGACGGGTGAAACAAGAGAAGTTATCCGGCGTGTTTGGTTTTCCCCAGAACAGGTAGAACGGACATCAGAGGGCGCTGTTGAAATTGGAGTTGCCCCTGTAACTATCGTTCCGCCAATCAAGATGTCGAAATCCAAGAAGAATGTGGTCGATCCCTCGACCATTATCGCGCAATACGGGGCCGATACGGCGCGCTGGTTTGTCCTGTCTGACAGCCCGCCCGAGCGCGATGTGGAATGGACCGCCTCGGGCGCTGAGGCCGCGCATCGGCATCTGAGCCGCGTTTGGCGCCTTGCCGCCGAGATCGCGGCGAGCGACGCGCCCGCCACCCCAGAGGATGACACGCTCTTGCGTGAGATGCACAAATGCATCGACGAAGTGACCAAGGGCATCGACAGTTTCGGCTTTAACGCGGCGATTGCGCGGCTTTATGCCTTTACCAACACGCTGGCGAAATCGCAGGCAGGGACGGGGGCGAAGACCACCGCCGCCCGCACGCTGGCGCAGCTTATGTCGCCCATGACCCCGCATCTGGCCGAGGATATCTGGGCGATGCTGGGCGGTGAGGGTCTGATTGCCACAGCACTTTGGCCGGTCGCCGATCCGGCCATGCTGATCGACGAGACGGTCATTTTGCCCATTCAGATTAACGGCAAACGGCGGGGCGAAATCACCGTGCCTGCCGATATGCCGAAATCCGAGGTTGAAAAACTGGCGCTGGCCCACAATGCTGTGGTCAAGGCGCTGGACGGGGCCCAGCCCAAGAAGATCATCGTCGTCCCCGGACGGATCGTCAATGTCGTGGTATAG
- the lptE gene encoding LPS assembly lipoprotein LptE has product MSWYSRRFFLMSGLALLAGCGFAPAYGPGGAGTALMGRVVVEAPDTRASYLLTQEIETRLGRRANPRYALIPVVTLNTQAMAINRNNVASRFNLLGTVAYSLRDLETGLIVTSSEVTSFTGYSATGTTVAVQAAERDAEARLMAILADQVLTRLLAADLPQPE; this is encoded by the coding sequence ATGTCGTGGTATAGCCGCCGCTTTTTCCTGATGTCCGGCCTCGCCCTGCTGGCGGGGTGCGGTTTTGCGCCCGCCTATGGGCCGGGCGGGGCGGGTACGGCGCTGATGGGGCGGGTGGTCGTGGAGGCCCCCGATACCCGCGCGTCTTATCTCTTGACGCAAGAGATTGAGACGCGGCTGGGCAGGCGCGCCAATCCGCGCTATGCGCTGATCCCGGTCGTCACGCTGAACACGCAGGCCATGGCGATCAACCGCAATAACGTGGCATCCCGCTTTAACCTATTAGGAACAGTGGCTTATAGCTTGCGTGATCTTGAGACGGGGCTGATTGTCACCTCGAGCGAAGTCACCAGCTTTACCGGCTACTCCGCGACCGGCACGACCGTGGCGGTGCAGGCGGCGGAGCGCGACGCCGAGGCGCGGTTGATGGCGATTCTGGCGGATCAAGTGCTGACCCGCCTCTTGGCCGCAGACCTGCCTCAGCCGGAATGA
- the holA gene encoding DNA polymerase III subunit delta: MKLSPRDAVRYFAKPEAQRTGILIYGADAMRVALRRQEMLAALLGPTADAEMRLTRLPAGDLRKDPAALLDAVKAQGFFPGPRAAFVEDANDTAADAILAALSDWQAGDAQIIVTAGALKATSKIRKAFESHPDAYAVGIYDDPPSREEIEATLARAGLRDVPGPVMADLTALARDLDPGDFRQTIEKLALYKLGDATPLNAADIAACAPASTEADLDDILNIVAEGRSAEIGPVMRRLKAQGTQPVGLCIGATRHFRALYTAASDPGGAAQGIARMRPPIFGPRRDRMLRQAQGWGAERLQQALTILTDTDLTLRSAGQRAPDMALVERALIRLAMLATAR; the protein is encoded by the coding sequence ATGAAGCTCTCGCCGCGCGATGCTGTCCGCTATTTCGCCAAGCCGGAGGCGCAGCGCACCGGCATCCTGATCTATGGCGCGGATGCGATGCGTGTGGCGCTCAGGCGGCAAGAGATGCTCGCGGCGTTGCTCGGCCCCACGGCGGATGCTGAAATGCGCCTGACACGTCTGCCTGCGGGCGACTTGCGCAAAGACCCGGCCGCGCTTTTGGATGCGGTCAAGGCGCAGGGGTTCTTTCCCGGCCCGCGCGCGGCCTTTGTCGAGGATGCCAATGACACCGCCGCCGATGCCATTCTGGCGGCGCTCAGCGACTGGCAGGCGGGGGATGCCCAGATCATCGTGACCGCAGGCGCGCTCAAGGCGACATCGAAAATTCGCAAGGCGTTTGAGAGCCATCCCGATGCCTATGCGGTTGGAATCTATGACGATCCCCCCAGCCGAGAGGAGATTGAGGCCACATTGGCCCGCGCCGGTTTGCGCGATGTGCCGGGGCCGGTCATGGCCGATCTGACAGCGCTGGCGCGCGATCTTGATCCGGGCGATTTTCGTCAGACCATTGAGAAGCTGGCGCTTTATAAGTTGGGGGACGCCACGCCGCTGAATGCGGCGGATATCGCCGCCTGCGCCCCTGCCTCGACCGAGGCGGATTTGGACGACATCCTCAATATCGTGGCAGAGGGGCGGTCAGCAGAGATTGGCCCGGTGATGCGGCGGTTGAAGGCGCAGGGCACCCAGCCTGTTGGCCTCTGCATCGGGGCCACGCGGCATTTTCGGGCGCTCTATACCGCTGCGTCGGACCCCGGAGGGGCGGCGCAGGGCATTGCCCGGATGCGCCCGCCCATTTTCGGGCCCCGTCGCGACCGGATGCTGCGGCAGGCGCAAGGCTGGGGCGCGGAGCGCTTGCAACAGGCACTGACGATCCTGACAGATACCGACCTAACCCTGCGCTCCGCCGGACAGCGCGCGCCCGACATGGCACTGGTCGAGCGGGCACTGATCCGGCTGGCGATGCTGGCCACGGCGCGGTGA
- a CDS encoding sulfotransferase domain-containing protein: MIIISGATKSGEATVYKLVLGLLDITHNSELRARQKTLLRLRDFVSPGGLLRADTAAFNKVIDQKDPQKLVFRMQGELSKELTAKFLEHGVRVIRVSRDAAGIADAIMRHATHSRLFDDPEYMHFATTVEKEHAIAQARVSLRSNGSWAQLGNALDLKFEHLVADPTEALSSLARFLGLDTTSEIFSRSLGALTDILDQPLRDGNLPGEFHGLIYAQGRVLAAEQDKQGQWSASVETYAPSPVQDALGAAELIAHDGVAFQPLKIARMNGALSWEINLLNGFGHDGSWQVGDLINLEPISVFGDELGGQTGKGRPSGTAMLMERRVVDSRQVMRFMVQDIPMDSFFYNQSIMIDGISLTIADFIGDQEIEVNLKEHTLSRTTAAKWEPGRRVNLEPDRLSTIFFPPKVA, translated from the coding sequence GTGATAATCATATCTGGTGCCACGAAATCAGGCGAAGCCACCGTCTATAAATTGGTCTTGGGTTTACTTGATATTACCCACAATTCTGAATTGCGGGCGAGGCAAAAGACCCTGCTACGCTTACGAGATTTCGTTTCACCCGGGGGGCTGCTTCGAGCGGATACAGCCGCTTTCAATAAGGTCATCGACCAAAAGGATCCACAGAAGCTTGTTTTTCGGATGCAGGGCGAACTGTCGAAAGAGCTTACCGCCAAGTTCCTTGAGCATGGGGTTCGCGTGATCCGGGTTTCTCGGGATGCGGCAGGCATCGCAGATGCGATCATGCGGCATGCGACCCACTCGCGCCTCTTCGATGATCCAGAGTACATGCATTTTGCGACCACAGTCGAAAAAGAACATGCGATTGCGCAGGCTAGAGTAAGCCTTCGTAGCAATGGGTCATGGGCTCAACTCGGCAATGCACTAGACTTGAAGTTTGAGCATCTTGTGGCCGACCCTACAGAGGCCTTGTCCAGTCTCGCAAGGTTTCTGGGCCTGGACACGACCTCGGAAATTTTCTCCAGATCACTTGGCGCACTCACTGATATTCTTGACCAACCGTTGCGAGACGGAAATCTACCCGGAGAATTTCATGGGCTCATCTATGCACAAGGTCGGGTATTGGCAGCGGAGCAAGATAAGCAGGGACAGTGGTCAGCAAGTGTTGAAACTTACGCCCCCTCACCTGTGCAGGATGCACTTGGAGCCGCAGAGCTGATTGCGCATGATGGCGTTGCATTTCAACCTTTGAAAATTGCGCGCATGAACGGCGCTTTATCTTGGGAAATCAATTTATTGAATGGCTTTGGTCACGATGGTTCATGGCAGGTAGGAGACCTGATAAATCTCGAACCAATTTCAGTGTTTGGAGATGAACTCGGAGGGCAAACAGGCAAGGGAAGGCCCTCTGGAACTGCCATGCTGATGGAGCGGCGCGTTGTCGATAGTCGGCAGGTTATGCGATTTATGGTTCAGGACATTCCGATGGACAGTTTCTTTTACAATCAGTCAATCATGATAGACGGCATTTCGCTAACCATTGCAGATTTCATTGGTGACCAAGAAATTGAGGTCAACCTTAAGGAACATACCTTGTCCCGAACAACCGCAGCCAAGTGGGAGCCGGGTCGGAGGGTCAACCTCGAACCTGATCGCCTATCGACGATCTTTTTCCCACCCAAGGTAGCCTGA
- a CDS encoding glutathione S-transferase family protein: MYDVIGSRASRAFRVLWLLEEMGVGYNHMAVAPRSPEALAANPSGKIPALRDGDAVLTDSAAIMTYLADKHGQFTHAPGTVARARQDALTHQILDEIDGTLWTAARHSFVLPEEHRVPAVKDSLKWEYERNLARLSDALTGPFLQGETMTIADILLVHCLMWAGKAGFADPDDKLKDYMAMMVERPACQRAAALP; the protein is encoded by the coding sequence ATGTATGATGTTATCGGCTCTCGGGCCAGTCGCGCCTTTCGCGTGCTGTGGTTGCTGGAGGAAATGGGGGTCGGCTATAATCACATGGCTGTTGCGCCCCGGTCGCCCGAGGCGCTGGCCGCAAACCCTTCGGGCAAGATCCCGGCGCTGCGGGATGGTGATGCGGTGCTGACCGATTCCGCCGCGATCATGACCTATCTGGCCGATAAGCATGGGCAATTCACCCATGCCCCCGGCACGGTTGCGCGGGCGCGGCAGGATGCGCTGACGCATCAGATTCTTGACGAGATTGACGGCACGCTCTGGACTGCGGCGCGGCATAGTTTCGTGCTGCCCGAAGAGCATCGGGTGCCGGCGGTGAAAGACTCGCTCAAATGGGAATATGAGCGCAATCTTGCGCGCCTGTCCGATGCGCTGACCGGCCCGTTTCTGCAAGGCGAGACGATGACCATTGCGGATATCCTCTTGGTGCATTGTCTGATGTGGGCGGGCAAGGCCGGATTTGCCGATCCGGACGACAAACTCAAGGATTACATGGCGATGATGGTCGAGCGCCCCGCCTGTCAGCGGGCAGCAGCGCTGCCCTGA